Proteins encoded within one genomic window of Bacillus sp. F19:
- a CDS encoding acyl-CoA dehydrogenase family protein, with the protein MNFELSQEQRMIQKTIKEFAEEVVEPGAYERDKTKQFPAEIFQQLGEMGMLGLPFSEEYGGSGADTISFAIVTEELSKACGSTGITYSAHISLGGAPINMFGTEEQKRKYLSKICSGESMGAFGLTEPNAGSDAGGTLTEAVERDGQFTINGNKCYITNASYAKFLALTAITDRSEGKKEISAIIVPTDAPGFKVIDNYEKMGLNASNTTELILEDVVVPAENLLGKKGNGFRQFLMTLDGGRIGIGAMAVGIAQAAFEKALAYSKERKQFGKTLSEFQAIQFKLADMAMNIDLARTMVYKAAWLKDQGKPYTKEASFCKLFASEMCTEVTNQAIQIHGGYGYMKEYHVERYLRDAKLLEIGEGTSEVQRMVIARQIGC; encoded by the coding sequence ATGAATTTTGAACTATCACAAGAACAGCGCATGATTCAGAAAACCATTAAAGAATTTGCAGAAGAAGTTGTTGAACCAGGAGCATATGAAAGAGATAAAACAAAGCAATTTCCAGCAGAAATTTTTCAGCAGCTTGGTGAAATGGGAATGCTTGGTCTGCCATTTTCAGAAGAATACGGAGGGAGCGGCGCAGATACGATCAGTTTCGCGATTGTAACGGAAGAACTAAGCAAAGCATGCGGTTCAACCGGCATTACATATTCAGCCCACATTTCATTAGGCGGAGCTCCGATTAATATGTTTGGTACAGAAGAGCAAAAAAGAAAGTATCTTTCAAAAATTTGCTCGGGAGAATCAATGGGTGCTTTTGGTCTGACTGAGCCAAATGCAGGGTCGGATGCAGGGGGCACACTGACCGAAGCTGTTGAAAGGGATGGGCAGTTTACCATAAATGGAAACAAATGTTACATTACGAATGCATCTTATGCAAAGTTTCTGGCTCTGACGGCTATCACGGATCGCTCAGAAGGAAAAAAAGAGATAAGCGCCATTATTGTCCCAACTGATGCACCGGGATTCAAAGTAATAGACAATTATGAAAAGATGGGACTGAATGCATCTAATACAACTGAATTGATATTAGAAGATGTTGTCGTTCCAGCAGAGAATCTTCTTGGTAAAAAGGGGAATGGCTTCAGACAGTTCCTCATGACATTAGACGGAGGAAGAATAGGAATTGGTGCTATGGCAGTCGGGATAGCTCAGGCAGCTTTTGAAAAAGCATTAGCTTACTCAAAAGAAAGAAAACAATTCGGAAAAACACTTAGTGAGTTCCAGGCTATTCAATTCAAGCTTGCAGATATGGCAATGAATATCGATTTGGCACGTACAATGGTTTATAAAGCTGCCTGGTTAAAGGATCAGGGAAAGCCATATACGAAAGAAGCCTCTTTTTGCAAGCTGTTTGCATCCGAAATGTGTACAGAAGTGACAAATCAGGCCATTCAAATTCACGGCGGCTATGGCTATATGAAAGAATATCATGTTGAGCGATATCTGCGTGATGCTAAATTGCTTGAAATCGGCGAAGGCACAAGTGAAGTTCAGAGGATGGTCATTGCAAGACAGATTGGCTGCTGA